From Sceloporus undulatus isolate JIND9_A2432 ecotype Alabama unplaced genomic scaffold, SceUnd_v1.1 scaffold_5927, whole genome shotgun sequence, a single genomic window includes:
- the LOC121918206 gene encoding DLA class II histocompatibility antigen, DR-1 beta chain-like, which yields NGGQEEWPEVIRMDLTRNGDWTFQIKVMLVTKPQRGDIYVCQVEHASFASPARVQWEPQTDSGQSKMWTGVAGIILGLVFLAPGLLLYLKNRKGNVLPQSPAALMS from the exons AATGGAGGTCAGGAAGAGTGGCCTGAGGTGATAAGAATGGACCTGACCCGGAACGGGGACTGGACCTTCCAGATCAAGGTGATGCTGGTGACCAAGCCCCAGCGAGGAGACATCTATGTTTGCCAGGTGGAGCACGCCAGCTTCGCCAGCCCCGCCAGAGTCCAGTGGG aACCGCAGACGGATTCTGGTCAGAGCAAGATGTGGACGGGGGTCGCAGGCATCATCCTGGGCCTGGTCTTCCTGGCACCGGGACTCCTCCTCTACCTGAAGAACAGGAAAG ggAATGTTCTGCCCCAGTCTCCAG CGGCGCTCATGAGCTAG